One region of Micromonospora lupini genomic DNA includes:
- a CDS encoding DUF5522 domain-containing protein, whose protein sequence is MSGERRPLADRPLTEPHPSRLPPEHPERARILAAHAAALAAGEAGYLDPATGLFVLSAGFLARRGTCCGRGCRHCPYVDDPPTEQA, encoded by the coding sequence GTGAGTGGAGAGCGACGACCCCTGGCGGATCGGCCGCTCACCGAGCCGCACCCGTCCCGGCTGCCGCCCGAGCACCCCGAGCGGGCCCGGATCCTCGCCGCGCACGCCGCCGCGTTGGCGGCCGGGGAAGCCGGCTACCTCGACCCGGCGACGGGGCTGTTCGTGCTCAGCGCCGGTTTCCTGGCCCGCCGCGGCACGTGCTGCGGACGCGGCTGCCGCCACTGCCCGTACGTGGACGATCCACCGACGGAACAGGCGTGA
- a CDS encoding DUF2332 domain-containing protein, whose amino-acid sequence MTTTEAYVEFGTREARGVSPTYERLSHAVAHDGDLLALLDTLPPGKRQPNLLFGVVRWLGGPVDDPVAFHDYTVAHWPVIEAELRRRATQTNEAGRCAVLLPVLAALPQPLALLEVGASAGLCLYPDRYAYRYGEHEVGEGTPVLDCVASGLVPPARVPQVVWRAGLDLNPLDVTDPGDVSWLDALIWPEHAHRRARLHQAAAVAAADPPLLVRGDLVDDLPALAARAPADATLVVFHTSVLYQVPVARREAFVRLVRELPGHWIANEAPEVLPYDGLPDPPDAALHNVLALDGKPLAWTRGHGQAMSWFG is encoded by the coding sequence ATGACAACCACTGAGGCGTACGTCGAGTTCGGCACCCGCGAGGCGCGCGGCGTCTCACCGACGTACGAGCGGCTGTCCCACGCCGTCGCCCACGACGGCGACCTGCTCGCCCTGCTCGACACGCTCCCGCCCGGCAAGCGCCAACCCAACCTGCTGTTCGGCGTCGTGCGCTGGCTGGGCGGGCCGGTCGACGACCCGGTCGCCTTCCACGACTACACGGTGGCGCACTGGCCGGTCATCGAGGCGGAGTTGCGAAGAAGGGCAACCCAGACGAACGAGGCCGGCCGGTGCGCGGTCCTGCTGCCCGTGCTCGCCGCGCTGCCGCAGCCCCTCGCCCTGCTGGAGGTCGGCGCGTCGGCAGGGCTCTGCCTCTATCCCGACCGGTACGCCTACCGCTACGGCGAGCACGAGGTCGGCGAAGGCACGCCGGTGCTCGACTGCGTGGCCAGCGGGTTGGTGCCGCCGGCACGCGTACCCCAGGTGGTGTGGCGGGCCGGCCTGGACCTGAACCCGCTCGACGTGACCGACCCCGGCGACGTGTCCTGGTTGGACGCCCTGATCTGGCCCGAGCACGCGCACCGGCGGGCCCGGCTGCACCAGGCGGCGGCGGTCGCCGCGGCCGATCCGCCGCTGCTGGTCCGCGGCGACCTGGTGGACGACCTGCCGGCGCTTGCCGCGCGGGCGCCGGCCGATGCGACGCTTGTCGTCTTCCACACCTCGGTGCTCTACCAGGTGCCCGTCGCGCGTCGGGAGGCGTTCGTCCGGCTGGTGCGTGAGCTGCCGGGGCACTGGATCGCGAACGAGGCCCCGGAGGTGCTGCCCTACGACGGGCTGCCCGACCCGCCGGACGCGGCGCTGCACAACGTCCTCGCGCTCGACGGCAAGCCGCTGGCGTGGACCCGGGGCCATGGTCAGGCGATGAGCTGGTTCGGCTGA
- a CDS encoding bifunctional 5,10-methylenetetrahydrofolate dehydrogenase/5,10-methenyltetrahydrofolate cyclohydrolase: protein MSTTSEFAQTRTTPGEARLLPGAPVADAIFTEVAAAVARLRDRGITPSLATILVGDDDASAGYIGIKQRQAAELGFDSPHVHLPATATQADLHRAIARFNSDPAVHGLLVQYPVPGHLDYDAALQTIDPDKDVDGMHPLNMGRLAVGLPGPLPCTPAGIEALLAHYEIPVAGREVVILGRGATLGRPLAMLLAQKRPTANAAVTVVHTGVPDWARYTRRADILVAAAGVPGIVQPEHVKPGAVVIGAGVRYAGRRLLPDVDEACAEVAGAITPRVGGVGPTTVAMLFRNAVRAAERATR from the coding sequence ATGTCCACGACAAGCGAATTCGCACAGACGCGCACCACACCCGGCGAGGCTCGACTCCTGCCGGGCGCACCCGTCGCCGACGCCATCTTCACCGAGGTCGCCGCGGCGGTCGCGCGCCTACGAGACCGCGGGATCACACCGAGCCTCGCCACCATCCTGGTGGGCGACGACGACGCCAGCGCCGGCTACATCGGCATCAAGCAGCGTCAGGCGGCCGAGCTCGGCTTCGACTCCCCGCACGTGCATCTGCCGGCCACCGCCACCCAGGCCGATCTGCACCGGGCCATCGCCCGGTTCAACAGCGATCCGGCCGTGCACGGACTGCTCGTGCAGTACCCCGTTCCGGGGCACCTGGACTACGACGCGGCGTTGCAGACCATCGACCCGGACAAGGACGTCGACGGCATGCATCCGCTGAACATGGGGCGTCTCGCCGTCGGCCTGCCCGGCCCGCTGCCCTGCACCCCCGCCGGCATCGAGGCCCTCCTGGCGCACTACGAGATCCCCGTCGCCGGCCGTGAGGTAGTCATCCTCGGTCGCGGCGCCACCCTGGGCCGGCCCCTGGCGATGCTGCTCGCCCAGAAGCGCCCGACGGCCAACGCCGCCGTCACAGTCGTGCACACCGGGGTTCCCGACTGGGCCCGGTACACCCGCCGCGCCGACATCCTCGTCGCCGCCGCCGGCGTACCCGGGATCGTCCAGCCCGAGCACGTCAAGCCGGGCGCCGTCGTCATCGGCGCCGGCGTCCGCTACGCCGGGCGGCGCCTCCTGCCCGACGTGGACGAGGCGTGCGCCGAGGTCGCCGGCGCCATCACTCCCCGGGTCGGCGGGGTCGGCCCGACGACTGTGGCGATGCTGTTCCGCAACGCCGTACGCGCCGCCGAACGGGCGACCCGGTAG
- a CDS encoding MerR family transcriptional regulator — protein MDGETRYTIGDLARQSGLSVKTIRYYADSGIVPPTDRSPAGHRRYGPDAVARLELVRTLRDLGVDLASIRRVVDREVPLHEVAAAHAEALAVQIRVLRLRRAVLTVAAQRGSGPAEVDDLHRLAQLTARERKHLVDDFLDSVFTGDPPTYPGVIVSMTPELPDDPTTEQVQAWLELAELCRDATFRASMRRLARQHAADHDVPGPPRPDAVAIVRDGVADALAAGLDPTGPEAEPVVAAVTSRYARLHHLPDDAALRRRLLDRLTLANDSRRDRYLDLLSVLNGWATGGGVTPSVDWFGRALRARLPARACSQPNQLIA, from the coding sequence ATGGACGGCGAAACGCGGTACACGATCGGTGACCTGGCCCGGCAAAGCGGCCTGAGCGTCAAGACCATCAGGTACTACGCCGACAGCGGGATCGTGCCGCCTACCGATCGGAGCCCGGCCGGCCACCGGCGGTACGGCCCGGACGCCGTCGCCCGACTGGAACTCGTCCGGACGTTGCGCGACCTGGGCGTGGACCTGGCGTCCATCCGGCGGGTGGTGGACCGCGAAGTGCCTCTGCACGAGGTGGCAGCCGCGCACGCGGAGGCGCTGGCGGTGCAGATCCGTGTGCTGCGGCTGCGCCGGGCGGTGCTGACCGTGGCGGCGCAGCGCGGGTCGGGCCCGGCGGAGGTGGACGACCTGCACCGGCTGGCCCAGCTCACCGCCCGGGAACGGAAGCATCTGGTGGATGACTTCCTGGACAGCGTCTTCACGGGCGACCCGCCGACGTACCCGGGTGTGATCGTCTCGATGACGCCGGAACTGCCCGACGACCCGACCACCGAGCAGGTACAGGCGTGGCTGGAGCTGGCCGAGCTGTGCCGGGACGCCACCTTCCGGGCGAGCATGCGGCGGCTGGCGCGGCAGCACGCCGCCGACCACGACGTGCCCGGGCCGCCCCGCCCGGACGCCGTCGCGATCGTCCGGGACGGGGTGGCGGACGCCCTGGCGGCCGGTCTCGATCCGACCGGCCCCGAGGCCGAGCCGGTGGTCGCGGCGGTCACCAGCCGGTACGCGCGACTGCACCACCTCCCCGACGACGCCGCCCTGCGCCGTCGGCTGCTGGACCGGCTGACCCTGGCGAACGACAGCCGCCGGGACCGTTACCTCGACCTGCTGTCGGTGCTCAACGGTTGGGCGACGGGTGGCGGGGTGACGCCGTCGGTGGACTGGTTCGGCCGCGCGCTGCGCGCCCGGCTGCCGGCGAGGGCCTGCTCTCAGCCGAACCAGCTCATCGCCTGA
- a CDS encoding vitamin B12-dependent ribonucleotide reductase, whose amino-acid sequence MGDRADEGGDGVTTSRARNKAGVGLKIERVWTTEGVHPYDEVSWERRDVVMTNWRDGSINFEQRGVEFPESWSVNAANIVTTKYFRGAVGTPEREWSLKQLIDRVVTTYRTAGEEYGYFASPADAEVFAHELTWMLLNQVFSFNSPVWFNVGTPSPQQVSACFILAVDDSMDSILDWYKEEGLIFKGGSGSGVNLSRIRSSRELLSSGGNASGPVSFMRGADASAGTIKSGGATRRAAKMVIIDVDHPDIQEFVVTKAREEDKIRALRDAGFDMDLGGSDIVSVQYQNANNSVRVSDEFMTAVENDGGFDLRGRLDGATIETVEAKKLFRSIAQAAWECADPGLQYDDTINGWHTCPETGRITASNPCSEYLHLDNSSCNLASLNLMKFLRADGGFEVEKFVKSVEFVITAMDISICFADFPTDKIGETSRAYRQLGIGYANLGALLMATGLPYDSDQGRSVAASITSLMTGTAYRRSAELAGVVGPYDGYARNAEPHKRVMRKHAAANDEIKPTSPVATAIVREATKQWTQGNKIGDKFGWRNAQASVLAPTGTIGFMMDCDTTGVEPDLALVKFKKLVGGGSMQIVNQTVPRALRSLGYPEEQVEAIVEHIADHGHVVDAPGLKPEHYPVFDCAMGERSIAPMGHVRMMAAIQPFVSGAISKTVNMPEAATVEDVEKIYFEGWKLGLKALAIYRDNCKVGQPLSVAKSNKATTPAAVETAAAAPAAVEKVIEYRPVRKRLPKKRPSETVSFSVGGAEGYLTASSYPDDGLGEVFLKMSKQGSTLAGVMDAFSVAISIGLQYGVPLETFVSKFTNMRFEPAGMTDDPDVRMAASVMDYIFRRLALDFLPYERRAELGIFTAGERAAQLRAEADAEAAAVTGAELTAMASSAPVEAPAKTEAVAQPAQEMANVAAAKPAPSVGSSTELLEAVIGKAADAPLCFTCGTKMRPAGSCYVCEGCGSTSGCS is encoded by the coding sequence GTGGGTGACCGCGCAGACGAGGGGGGCGACGGCGTGACAACGAGCCGTGCACGGAACAAGGCAGGCGTGGGGCTGAAGATCGAGCGGGTGTGGACGACGGAGGGGGTCCACCCGTACGACGAGGTCAGCTGGGAGCGCCGTGACGTCGTGATGACGAACTGGCGGGACGGCTCGATCAACTTCGAGCAGCGGGGCGTGGAGTTCCCGGAGTCGTGGAGCGTCAACGCGGCGAACATCGTGACCACCAAGTACTTCCGGGGCGCGGTGGGGACCCCGGAGCGGGAGTGGTCGCTCAAGCAGTTGATCGACCGGGTGGTCACCACCTACCGCACCGCGGGTGAGGAGTACGGCTACTTCGCCAGCCCGGCCGACGCCGAGGTCTTCGCCCACGAGCTGACCTGGATGCTCCTGAACCAGGTGTTCAGCTTCAACTCGCCGGTCTGGTTCAACGTCGGCACGCCGTCGCCGCAGCAGGTCAGCGCCTGCTTCATCCTCGCCGTCGACGACTCGATGGACTCCATCCTCGACTGGTACAAGGAGGAGGGGCTGATCTTCAAGGGCGGCTCCGGCTCCGGCGTCAACCTGTCCCGGATCCGTTCGTCCCGTGAGCTGCTCTCCTCCGGGGGCAACGCCTCCGGCCCGGTCAGCTTCATGCGTGGCGCGGACGCCTCGGCCGGCACCATCAAGTCCGGCGGCGCGACCCGCCGGGCGGCCAAGATGGTCATCATCGACGTCGACCACCCGGACATCCAGGAGTTCGTGGTCACCAAGGCGCGCGAGGAAGACAAGATCCGTGCGCTGCGCGACGCCGGCTTCGACATGGACCTCGGCGGCTCCGACATCGTCAGCGTGCAGTACCAGAACGCCAACAACTCGGTCCGGGTCTCCGACGAGTTCATGACGGCTGTGGAGAACGACGGCGGTTTCGACCTGCGGGGTCGGCTCGACGGCGCGACCATCGAGACGGTCGAGGCGAAGAAGCTGTTCCGTTCCATCGCCCAGGCCGCCTGGGAGTGCGCCGACCCGGGCCTGCAGTACGACGACACCATCAACGGCTGGCACACCTGCCCGGAGACCGGCCGGATCACCGCGTCGAATCCGTGCTCGGAGTACCTGCACCTGGACAACTCCTCGTGCAACCTGGCCTCGCTCAACCTGATGAAGTTCCTCCGCGCCGACGGTGGCTTCGAGGTGGAGAAGTTCGTCAAGTCCGTCGAGTTCGTCATCACCGCGATGGACATCTCGATCTGCTTCGCGGACTTCCCGACCGACAAGATCGGTGAGACCTCCCGCGCCTACCGGCAGCTCGGCATCGGTTACGCCAACCTGGGCGCCCTGCTGATGGCCACCGGCCTGCCGTACGACTCGGACCAGGGCCGCTCGGTCGCCGCGTCGATCACGTCGCTGATGACCGGCACCGCGTACCGCCGCTCGGCCGAGCTGGCAGGTGTCGTCGGCCCGTACGACGGCTACGCCCGCAACGCCGAGCCGCACAAGCGGGTCATGCGCAAGCACGCCGCGGCCAACGACGAGATCAAGCCGACCAGCCCGGTGGCCACCGCGATCGTCCGCGAGGCGACGAAGCAGTGGACCCAGGGCAACAAGATCGGTGACAAGTTCGGTTGGCGCAACGCGCAGGCGAGCGTCCTCGCCCCGACCGGCACGATCGGCTTCATGATGGACTGCGACACGACGGGCGTGGAGCCGGACCTGGCGCTTGTCAAGTTCAAGAAGCTTGTCGGCGGCGGCTCGATGCAGATCGTCAACCAGACGGTGCCGCGCGCCCTGCGCAGCCTCGGCTACCCCGAGGAGCAGGTCGAGGCGATCGTCGAGCACATCGCCGACCACGGCCACGTGGTCGACGCCCCGGGCCTCAAGCCGGAGCACTACCCGGTCTTCGACTGCGCGATGGGCGAGCGGTCGATCGCCCCGATGGGTCACGTGCGGATGATGGCGGCCATCCAGCCGTTCGTCTCCGGCGCCATCTCCAAGACGGTGAACATGCCGGAGGCGGCCACCGTCGAGGACGTCGAGAAGATCTACTTCGAGGGCTGGAAGCTCGGCCTCAAGGCGCTGGCGATCTACCGGGACAACTGCAAGGTCGGCCAGCCGCTCTCGGTGGCCAAGTCCAACAAGGCCACCACGCCGGCCGCCGTCGAGACCGCAGCCGCCGCGCCGGCCGCGGTGGAGAAGGTCATCGAGTACCGGCCGGTGCGCAAGCGCCTGCCGAAGAAGCGCCCGTCCGAGACGGTCAGCTTCTCCGTCGGTGGCGCCGAGGGTTACCTGACCGCGTCGTCCTACCCGGACGACGGCCTCGGCGAGGTGTTCCTCAAGATGTCCAAGCAGGGTTCGACCCTGGCCGGCGTGATGGACGCCTTCTCGGTGGCCATCAGCATCGGCCTGCAGTACGGCGTGCCGCTGGAGACGTTCGTCAGCAAGTTCACCAACATGCGCTTCGAGCCGGCCGGCATGACCGACGACCCTGACGTGCGCATGGCGGCCTCGGTGATGGACTACATCTTCCGTCGCCTGGCCCTGGACTTCCTGCCCTACGAGCGCCGCGCCGAGCTGGGCATCTTCACCGCCGGCGAGCGGGCCGCCCAGCTGCGGGCCGAGGCCGACGCGGAGGCCGCCGCCGTCACCGGCGCGGAACTCACCGCGATGGCGTCGTCGGCGCCGGTCGAGGCTCCGGCCAAGACCGAGGCCGTCGCCCAGCCGGCCCAGGAGATGGCCAACGTGGCCGCCGCCAAGCCGGCTCCGAGCGTGGGTTCCAGCACCGAACTGCTGGAGGCCGTGATCGGCAAGGCCGCGGACGCGCCGCTCTGCTTCACCTGCGGTACGAAGATGCGCCCCGCCGGTAGCTGCTACGTCTGCGAGGGCTGCGGCTCCACCAGCGGCTGCAGCTGA
- a CDS encoding Shedu anti-phage system protein SduA domain-containing protein has product MTLSDMPKPRPRVRSDFALRLLLQKIVDYGLSDHIRNLVEDAQRHMGYRSPYRGGRTLTDLLRQAHAGARSEGDQDAAERLEDALSYATNVMLAPDLEIKYQLLGGARGRHANALTTFVSISATFVADQVRTFLDEHPQATRNELVAYLDEMKRLVITDVAGSAGVFEVSRSTNEQATWMTEVLLDRLHTGDSGVGVPPIAEASAEEIADVVLLRARRQALRELDAVVLNRHSSERDLQRALEKNLWIFGGTQLADRLGPRRISRSIELDMTLLRPDGTVHVVELKRAAVPLLTHQRGRWVPTNEVHRAVAQAMNYLVVLDEDRARLAEQGIDVRRASAAVIIGHPQFEEEASENEVDAALRVYNSHLSRVEVVTYKQVVNRADRVLRLVE; this is encoded by the coding sequence GTGACGCTCTCCGACATGCCTAAACCTCGCCCGCGTGTCCGATCCGACTTTGCCCTGCGTCTGCTGCTCCAGAAGATCGTCGATTATGGCCTTTCCGACCACATCCGCAACCTCGTCGAGGACGCGCAGCGGCACATGGGATACCGCAGTCCCTATCGCGGCGGCAGGACGCTTACCGATCTGCTGCGTCAGGCTCACGCCGGAGCCCGCTCCGAAGGCGACCAAGACGCCGCCGAGCGGTTGGAGGACGCCCTCTCGTATGCGACCAACGTGATGCTCGCCCCGGACTTGGAGATCAAGTATCAGCTGCTCGGCGGTGCCCGTGGCCGACACGCGAACGCACTGACCACCTTCGTGTCGATATCCGCGACATTCGTCGCCGACCAGGTTCGCACGTTCCTCGACGAACACCCCCAGGCGACCCGCAACGAGCTCGTGGCATATCTCGACGAAATGAAGCGCCTAGTCATCACGGACGTGGCCGGGTCAGCTGGGGTCTTCGAAGTCAGTCGCAGCACGAACGAGCAGGCAACCTGGATGACGGAGGTACTGCTCGACCGCTTGCACACTGGCGATTCAGGCGTCGGTGTCCCGCCAATCGCTGAGGCTTCGGCAGAAGAGATCGCCGACGTGGTGTTGCTGCGAGCACGGCGCCAAGCGCTTCGCGAACTCGATGCCGTCGTCCTCAACCGGCACAGCAGTGAGCGCGACCTGCAGCGAGCGCTGGAGAAGAATCTCTGGATATTCGGCGGGACGCAGCTGGCGGACAGGCTCGGGCCACGGCGAATCAGTCGCAGCATCGAGTTGGACATGACGCTGCTCCGGCCGGACGGCACCGTGCACGTGGTCGAGTTGAAGCGGGCCGCCGTTCCGCTGCTCACCCATCAGCGGGGCCGTTGGGTGCCGACCAACGAGGTACATCGGGCGGTAGCGCAGGCGATGAACTACCTCGTGGTCCTGGACGAGGACCGGGCGCGGCTCGCCGAGCAGGGCATCGACGTACGGCGGGCCTCAGCGGCGGTGATCATTGGGCATCCGCAGTTCGAGGAGGAGGCGAGCGAGAACGAGGTGGACGCGGCGCTACGCGTCTACAACAGCCATCTGTCCCGGGTCGAGGTGGTCACCTATAAACAGGTGGTGAATCGGGCCGATCGGGTCTTGCGGTTGGTGGAATGA
- the lexA gene encoding transcriptional repressor LexA translates to MTEDRASRPKSPQQITEAGPPATRRRSAARSRTGQPAVRPVTPVVSAFPDPATVDLTARQRRILEFIRTWVERHGYPPSVREIGEAVGLVSPSSVAYQLKELEKKGFLRRDPNRPRAVDVRAPSEAIDDELSRAQRPTPAYVPMLGRIAAGGPILAEQAVEDIFPLPRELVGEGEVFMLQVKGDSMLDAAICDGDWVVVRQQPTADSGEIVAAMLDGEATVKTYRRRDGHVWLMPQNPAFDPIPGDDATIMGRVVAVLRRI, encoded by the coding sequence GTGACCGAGGACCGGGCCAGCCGGCCGAAGAGCCCGCAGCAGATCACCGAGGCGGGCCCGCCAGCCACCCGACGCCGCAGCGCCGCGCGCAGCCGGACGGGTCAGCCCGCCGTGCGCCCGGTCACTCCGGTGGTCAGCGCCTTCCCCGACCCGGCGACGGTCGACCTGACCGCCCGCCAGCGCCGCATCCTGGAGTTCATCCGCACCTGGGTGGAGCGGCACGGCTACCCGCCGAGCGTCCGGGAGATCGGCGAGGCGGTCGGCCTGGTGTCGCCGTCGAGCGTCGCCTACCAGCTCAAGGAGCTGGAGAAGAAGGGCTTCCTGCGCCGCGACCCCAACCGGCCGCGCGCGGTGGACGTCCGGGCCCCCAGCGAGGCCATCGACGACGAGTTGTCCCGCGCCCAACGACCCACCCCGGCGTACGTGCCGATGCTCGGCCGCATCGCCGCCGGTGGGCCGATCCTCGCCGAGCAGGCGGTGGAGGACATCTTCCCCCTCCCCCGCGAGCTGGTGGGTGAGGGCGAGGTGTTCATGCTCCAGGTCAAGGGTGACTCGATGCTCGACGCCGCGATCTGCGACGGTGACTGGGTGGTCGTCCGGCAGCAGCCGACGGCCGACTCGGGCGAGATCGTGGCCGCCATGCTCGACGGCGAGGCGACAGTCAAGACCTACCGGCGACGCGACGGGCACGTGTGGCTGATGCCGCAGAACCCGGCCTTCGACCCGATCCCCGGTGACGACGCCACCATCATGGGCCGGGTCGTGGCGGTGCTCCGCCGAATCTGA
- the nrdR gene encoding transcriptional regulator NrdR produces the protein MRCPYCRHADSRVVDSREADDGQLIRRRRSCPECGKRFTTVEEAVLAVVKRSGVTEPFSRTKIIGGVRKACQGRPVDDDSLALLAQRVEETVRAKGAAEIPSHEVGLAILGPLRDLDEIAYLRFASVYRSFDSLADFEREIETLRAVARAREQGRADAVEAAGRTN, from the coding sequence ATGCGGTGTCCGTACTGCCGGCACGCCGACTCCCGGGTGGTCGACTCGCGGGAGGCCGACGACGGCCAACTCATCCGGCGGCGACGCTCCTGCCCGGAGTGCGGCAAGCGGTTCACCACGGTCGAGGAGGCGGTCCTCGCGGTCGTCAAGCGCAGCGGGGTGACCGAACCGTTCAGTCGTACGAAGATCATCGGCGGGGTGCGCAAGGCGTGCCAGGGCCGGCCGGTGGACGACGACTCACTCGCGCTGCTGGCGCAGCGGGTGGAGGAGACCGTCCGGGCCAAGGGGGCCGCCGAGATCCCCAGTCACGAGGTGGGTCTGGCGATCCTGGGCCCGCTGCGCGACCTGGACGAGATCGCCTACCTGCGGTTCGCCAGCGTCTACCGCTCCTTCGACTCGCTCGCCGACTTCGAGCGCGAGATCGAGACGTTGCGGGCCGTGGCGCGAGCCCGGGAGCAGGGCCGGGCCGACGCGGTTGAGGCCGCCGGCCGTACCAACTGA
- a CDS encoding MFS transporter, with protein MSQQVEQSPAVTAGATPSLWRSRNFLLLWGGQTVSELGTRITNVAVPLLAADTLHASVFQISLLTVLAWLPYLLFSLPAGIVADRLDKRRLMIACDLGRAALLLSLPVAALVGHLTLPFLYAVVGLGGVLTVLFTVAYKTLLPRLVPADLLVDGNAKLTISQDAAELVGPTVSGALIGLVGAARTFLANGFAFLVSALTLILIRQPPVRREPPPRVPLRVELTDGLGFIRRQPILVSILACTTWSNFWVIASASIEVTFLVRELHAAPVQVGLVFSVSAVGGLVVGVLATRLSAWLGSARVIWVAMTVPGPFYLLMPLARPGWGLLLYGFGLAAFSANAVLFNVAAMSYRQRITPPAILGRVNAAFLWICLGVVPLGALTGGALGTALGLRGALWVCVLGTWAACLFVVCSPLRRMRDTPPQVSS; from the coding sequence GTGAGTCAGCAGGTGGAGCAGTCTCCGGCGGTCACCGCTGGGGCGACCCCGTCGCTCTGGCGCAGCCGGAACTTCCTGCTGCTCTGGGGCGGTCAGACGGTAAGCGAGCTGGGCACCCGGATCACGAACGTGGCGGTGCCGCTGCTCGCCGCCGACACCCTGCACGCCAGCGTGTTCCAGATCTCCCTGCTCACCGTCCTGGCCTGGCTGCCGTACCTGCTGTTCTCGCTGCCGGCGGGCATCGTCGCCGACCGGCTCGACAAGCGGCGGCTGATGATCGCGTGCGACCTGGGTCGGGCCGCGCTCCTGCTGTCCCTGCCGGTGGCCGCGCTGGTCGGCCACCTCACCCTGCCCTTCCTGTACGCGGTGGTCGGGCTGGGCGGCGTGCTCACCGTGCTGTTCACCGTGGCGTACAAGACCCTGCTGCCCCGACTGGTGCCTGCGGACCTGCTGGTGGACGGCAACGCCAAGCTGACCATCAGCCAGGACGCCGCCGAACTGGTCGGCCCGACTGTCAGCGGCGCGCTGATCGGGCTGGTCGGCGCCGCCCGCACCTTCCTGGCCAACGGGTTCGCCTTCCTGGTCAGCGCGCTGACGCTGATCCTGATCCGGCAGCCACCGGTACGCCGCGAGCCGCCGCCCCGCGTACCCCTGCGGGTGGAGCTGACCGACGGGCTCGGCTTCATCAGGCGGCAGCCGATCCTGGTCAGCATCCTGGCCTGCACGACGTGGTCGAACTTCTGGGTGATAGCGTCCGCCTCGATCGAGGTGACGTTCCTGGTGCGGGAGCTGCACGCCGCGCCGGTGCAGGTGGGTCTGGTCTTCTCGGTAAGCGCCGTCGGCGGGCTGGTGGTGGGGGTGCTGGCCACCCGGCTGTCGGCCTGGCTCGGCTCGGCCCGGGTGATCTGGGTGGCGATGACCGTGCCGGGCCCGTTCTATCTGCTGATGCCGTTGGCCCGACCCGGTTGGGGACTGCTGCTCTACGGATTCGGGCTGGCCGCGTTCTCGGCCAACGCGGTGCTGTTCAACGTGGCCGCGATGTCGTACCGGCAGCGGATCACCCCGCCGGCGATCCTCGGCCGGGTCAACGCCGCGTTCCTCTGGATCTGCCTCGGGGTGGTCCCGCTCGGCGCGCTGACCGGCGGCGCGCTCGGCACGGCGCTGGGGCTGCGCGGCGCGCTCTGGGTGTGCGTGCTGGGCACCTGGGCGGCGTGCCTGTTCGTGGTCTGCTCGCCGCTACGACGAATGCGGGACACGCCGCCGCAGGTTTCGTCGTAG
- a CDS encoding metal-dependent transcriptional regulator, with translation MKSHDLVDTTEMYLRTILELEEEGVPPLRARIAERLQQSGPTVSQTVARMERDGLLTVEGDRHLTLTALGRGSAVSVMRKHRLAELLLVNVIGMPYEEAHEEACRWEHVMSDAVEKRVYDLLNRPTRSPYGNPIPGLQELGSAEAETTAAAEGERNLAFPGLSGPVVVRRICESVQKDADVLRQLHAAGVDPGATVTVAQERDGVSIDRSGDRVRLPREVASRVFVAAN, from the coding sequence ATGAAGTCTCACGACCTGGTCGACACGACCGAGATGTATCTGCGCACCATCCTCGAGTTGGAGGAGGAGGGGGTGCCGCCGCTGCGTGCCCGGATCGCCGAACGGCTGCAGCAGAGCGGCCCCACAGTGAGCCAGACCGTCGCCCGGATGGAGCGCGACGGCCTCCTCACCGTCGAGGGCGACAGGCACCTGACGCTCACCGCGCTCGGCAGGGGCAGCGCCGTCTCGGTGATGCGCAAGCACCGCCTCGCCGAGCTGCTGCTCGTCAATGTCATCGGGATGCCCTACGAGGAGGCCCACGAGGAGGCCTGCCGCTGGGAGCACGTGATGAGCGACGCGGTGGAGAAGCGGGTGTACGACCTGCTCAACCGGCCGACCCGCTCCCCGTACGGCAACCCGATCCCGGGTCTTCAGGAGCTGGGCTCGGCCGAGGCGGAGACCACCGCGGCCGCCGAGGGCGAGCGCAACCTGGCCTTCCCCGGCCTCTCCGGGCCCGTCGTGGTGCGGCGGATCTGCGAGAGCGTGCAGAAGGACGCCGACGTGCTGCGCCAGTTGCACGCCGCAGGTGTCGACCCGGGCGCCACGGTGACCGTGGCCCAGGAGCGCGACGGGGTGTCGATCGACCGCTCCGGTGACCGGGTGCGCCTGCCCCGCGAGGTCGCCTCCCGGGTCTTCGTCGCCGCCAACTGA